One region of Macadamia integrifolia cultivar HAES 741 chromosome 11, SCU_Mint_v3, whole genome shotgun sequence genomic DNA includes:
- the LOC122092679 gene encoding putative methylesterase 12, chloroplastic: MGNNFICMKKKDWEVVGSKSKRHGRSQRKMPAEEELLHRQALSIALHQHQMSQRFDGSMSRRIGSTSARFGSTSSRRRTLSDPFSNGKQVPEFLENLKTKKVVLVHGAGFGAWCWYKTIALLEEVGLLPVALDLMGSGIDQSDPNSITTLADYVKPLVEYLHNLPEDEQVLLVGHSCGGASISYVLEYYPKKISKAIFLCGTMVADGQKPFDVFAEELGSIESFMQESQLLMYGNGKDKPPTSLMLEKQQMKGLYFNQCSDKDIALATVSMRPIPLGPIMEKVSMSPENYVSSRRFYIQTLEDHALSPDVQEKLVRENPPEGVFKIKGSDHCPFFSKPQSLHKILLEIAQIP; encoded by the exons ATGGGTAACAATTTTATTTGCATGAAGAAGAAGGATTGGGAAGTTGTAGGTTCAAAGAGCAAGAGGCATGGGCGATCGCAGAGGAAAATGCCGGCAGAAGAGGAGCTCTTGCACAGACAAGCCTTGTCGATTGCACTTCATCAGCACCAGATGTCGCAGAGATTCGATGGGTCGATGTCGAGGAGAATTGGATCTACTAGCGCCCGATTTGGGTCCACAAGCTCGCGGAGGAGGACGCTTTCTGATCCCTTCTCCAATGGAAAACAG GTCCCAGAATTTCTGGAGAATCTCAAAACAAAGAAAGTTGTTCTAGTTCATGGAGCAGGATTTGGAGCATGGTGTTGGTACAAGACTATTGCTTTGTTGGAAGAAGTAGGATTGCTTCCCGTTGCCTTAGATCTAATGGGATCAGGAATTGATCAGTCGGATCCAAACAGTATAACAACTCTGGCCGACTATGTGAAGCCTTTGGTTGAGTATCTACATAACCTTCCTGAGGATGAACAG GTACTTTTGGTGGGTCACAGTTGTGGGGGTGCAAGCATCTCTTACGTTTTGGAGTATTACCCAAAGAAGATTTCAAAAGCCATTTTTCTATGCGGTACAATGGTGGCAGATGGCCAGAAGCCTTTTGATGTTTTTGCTGAAGAG TTAGGGTCTATTGAGAGTTTTATGCAAGAATCTCAACTTTTGATGTATGGTAATGGGAAAGATAAACCCCCTACCAGTCTCATGCTTGAGAAGCAGCAAATGAAGGGATTGTACTTCAACCAGTGTTCTGATAAG GATATTGCATTGGCTACAGTTTCAATGAGACCCATCCCTCTAGGACCGATCATGGAGAAGGTCTCAATGTCACCCGAGAATTATGTCTCCTCAAGGCGGTTTTACATACAAACACTCGAGGATCATGCACTGTCACCGGACGTGCAGGAAAAGCTTGTTAGGGAAAACCCACCTGAAGGAGTCTTCAAGATCAAAGGCAGTGATCACTGCCCATTCTTCTCAAAGCCACAGTCACTGCACAAAATCTTGCTTGAAATTGCACAAATTCCATAG